Proteins from a single region of Ziziphus jujuba cultivar Dongzao chromosome 1, ASM3175591v1:
- the LOC107414442 gene encoding glutamate receptor 2.5-like, with translation MDIHRTLVIIFFGIVLSVNAVDYGSMESKQVVRVGVILDSASPLGKMANSCISMALSDFYSINANYRTRLALSVKDSVKDVVKAASAALELMNKEQVQAIIGPQTSTEADFVIDLGDRAQIPIISFSATSPSLSPTHNPFFIRTAQDDSSKVTALTSIVEAYGWKKVVLICEDSEYGTGLIPYFTDAFQEINVRVSYRSIISPNSNQFEILKQLNMIMARQTRILLVHVSALLGSKLFSLAKQIGMMSEGYAWITTKGLSISLLDPMGEKVIDSMHGVVDVRPYLPNSKRLQDFKTRWHKINSGRNIDLDMFGLWAYDTVWALAMAAELVDQQLNPNALSHNISTNITSTSTSTELFDLEVSEWGPELLQMLLRANIEGLSGEFRLMGGQLQARDFEIINLRRKLGERVIGHWTHLNQSLEIDRKAIIWPGHTKVPPKGWVNPVFGKRLRIGVPVASSGFKEFLDIEWDPHTGEPSFSGFTYDIFVAALDKLPFALPHKLIPYVNRSKQSNGTYDDLLCQIKLKKLDAVIGGITIVANRTKYVDFTLPYKQSGVSMVVKVKKDEMDNMWVILKPLGWDLWLAIGVAFVFTGIAVWFLEHHTNEKEEFKSPPGQKLPGTILWFSISILVFANSEKLENKWSRFVLVIWVFMVLILTQSYTASLTSMLTVPKYRPAVADINELRRNDYFVGFQKNSYVNNLLTEQLKYPESRLRSYTSLEEYDDAMSKGSKNGGIDAIFDEIPFVQLFLAKYGSSKYKVVGPTYKSAGFGYAFPIGSPLVSYISKAILNVTQDPNKMEVLEIKYFEQGTKCEDSFSADDDPSLSVYNFSGLFIIIAIASIFAYLTHLIKPHCSWSATNAIHPDSSLSLWSRVTKREKPCHMDHNNLHAKAEVSVNTNEGDHLQNPPTAFSQEIVDINQVDEEDEIHNIDSGLYIYGCA, from the exons TTGATGAACAAGGAACAAGTGCAGGCTATAATAGGGCCACAAACTTCAACAGAAGCAGATTTTGTGATAGATCTTGGAGACAGAGCTCAAATTCCCATAATTTCATTTTCAGCTACAAGCCCCTCATTGTCCCCAACCCATAACCCATTTTTCATTCGAACAGCCCAAGATGATTCCTCAAAAGTGACAGCTCTGACTTCCATTGTTGAAGCATATGGATGGAAAAAAGTTGTTCTAATCTGCGAAGACAGTGAATACGGAACAGGTTTGATACCATATTTCACCGATGCCTTCCAGGAGATTAACGTCCGGGTGTCTTATAGAAGTATTATCTCTCCAAATTCCAATCAATTTGAAATCTTGAAACAACTTAACATGATAATGGCAAGGCAGACAAGGATACTATTGGTTCATGTGTCGGCTTTGCTTGGTTCAAAACTGTTTAGTCTTGCAAAACAGATAGGCATGATGAGTGAAGGGTATGCATGGATCACCACTAAAGGGCTATCAATATCTTTATTAGATCCTATGGGTGAAAAGGTCATTGATTCCATGCATGGTGTTGTGGATGTGAGGCCCTACTTGCCAAACTCAAAACGTCTTCAAGATTTCAAAACCAGGTGGCATAAAATCAATTCAGGCCGGAATATTGATCTAGACATGTTCGGTTTATGGGCGTATGACAcggtttgggcattggctatGGCTGCTGAATTGGTTGATCAACAGCTGAATCCAAATGCCTTGAGCCACAATATTAGCACAAACATCACTAGTACCAGTACTAGTACTGAACTCTTTGACCTAGAAGTCTCCGAATGGGGTCCGGAGCTTCTCCAAATGTTGCTACGTGCTAACATTGAAGGCCTAAGCGGAGAATTTAGACTGATGGGAGGGCAGTTACAAGCTAGAGACTTTGAAATAATCAATCTAAGAAGGAAATTAGGAGAAAGAGTTATTGGACATTGGACACATCTTAATCAATCTCTGGAGATTGATAGAAAGGCAATTATTTGGCCTGGACACACAAAAGTCCCACCAAAAGGTTGGGTGAACCCGGTGTTCGGTAAAAGGTTGAGGATCGGAGTCCCTGTTGCATCTTCTGGGTTCAAGGAATTCTTGGACATAGAATGGGATCCTCATACGGGCGAGCCTTCCTTCTCAGGGTTCACCTACGACATCTTTGTGGCTGCGTTGGATAAGCTGCCATTCGCACTTCCTCACAAGTTAATTCCATACGTGAATAGATCCAAACAGAGTAATGGGACTTATGATGATCTTCTTTGCCAGATTAAACTTAAG AAACTGGATGCGGTGATAGGAGGTATAACAATCGTTGCAAATAGGACTAAGTATGTTGATTTTACATTGCCTTACAAGCAATCGGGCGTCTCAATGGTGGTAAAGGTTAAAAAAGACGAAATGGATAATATGTGGGTGATCCTAAAGCCTCTTGGCTGGGATCTTTGGCTAGCTATTGGTGTGGCATTCGTCTTCACAGGAATTGCTGTATGGTTTCTCGAACATCATACAAATGAAAAGGAAGAGTTCAAGAGTCCACCGGGCCAAAAGCTTCCCGGCACCATTTTATGGTTCTCAATATCAATTCTAGTGTTTGCTAATA GCGAGAAATTAGAGAACAAATGGTCAAGATTTGTGTTGGTGATATGGGTTTTTATGGTACTCATCCTCACCCAGAGTTATACCGCTAGCTTAACCTCAATGTTGACAGTACCAAAATACCGACCAGCAGTTGCTGATATTAACGAGCTCAGAAGGAACGATTATTTTGTTGGTTTCCAAAAGAACTCATATGTCAATAACCTTTTAACCGAACAGTTGAAGTATCCAGAGTCTAGGCTAAGATCTTATACATCACTGGAGGAGTACGATGATGCAATGTCCAAAGGAAGCAAAAATGGTGGAATTGATGCTATCTTTGACGAAATCCCCTTTGTCCAGCTCTTTCTTGCCAAGTATGGATCCTCTAAATACAAAGTAGTTGGACCAACCTACAAATCTGCAGGCTTTGGCTAT GCTTTCCCAATAGGTTCCCCTCTTGTATCCTACATTTCTAAAGCAATCCTAAATGTCACCCAAGATCCTAACAAGATGGAAGTATTGGAAATCAAGTATTTTGAACAAGGAACCAAATGCGAAGACTCGTTCTCTGCAGATGATGATCCTAGTCTAAGTGTGTACAATTTCAGTGGCCTCTTCATTATCATCGCAATTGCTTCGATTTTTGCGTATTTGACACATTTGATTAAACCCCACTGTAGCTGGTCTGCTACGAATGCTATCCATCCGGATAGCTCCCTAAGCCTTTGGTCCAGAGTTACTAAAAGGGAGAAGCCTTGCCATATGGATCACAATAATTTGCATGCCAAAGCTGAAGTTTCAGTAAATACTAATGAAGGAGACCACTTACAGAATCCTCCAACAGCTTTCAGCCAAGAAATTGTAGATATCAACCAAgttgatgaagaagatgaaattcATAATATAGATTCTGGGCTGTATATCTATGGATGTGCCTAA